In Pygocentrus nattereri isolate fPygNat1 chromosome 30, fPygNat1.pri, whole genome shotgun sequence, the following proteins share a genomic window:
- the tefm gene encoding transcription elongation factor, mitochondrial, which yields MLVAARFLSSLLLRGHSGLLPPAKLRPLYCTCCRRAVLIPAAGLESFSVEALDLCGENKSLDSFYTPEQRETILKLLNTGSETELAGVKLLRGRKLVNMLEYRTRNGPFKDLESIVNVPLLKHKSAVIVFNSILNPAVRKEKKKEKLQLAKFIRPLVDKEHLQAATSIVSIVCGTNKIAWTHVDRAVTVLDWQQEECRSFMNGTYMASSYLEDISAVVSNLPAADLFVVEKPGISLQNTTLYPVMAHLRTVEAMLFALLSPKREPGSAPKVLNMMRTTVGRHFGLIVGESRTSGAQTVRQMMTESVTKKYPRVTFPREMLMRYQGAFHINSRNRGEELCDALLQAVAFYELLTE from the exons ATGTTGGTCGCTGCGCGgtttctgtcttctcttctcctcagaG GTCACTCAGGTCTCCTCCCTCCCGCGAAGCTCCGCCCTCTGTACTGCACATGCTGCCGCAGGGCAGTCCTTATCCCGGCTGCAGGTCTGGAGTCCTTCAGCGTTGAAGCTCTGGATCTCTGCGGGGAAAACAAATCGCTGGACTCCTTCTACACCCCTGAGCAGCGGGAGACTATCCTAAAGCTCCTCAACACGGGGTCAGAGACCGAACTGGCTGGGGTCAAGCTGCTCAGAGGGCGAAAACTGGTTAATATGCTGGAGTACAGGACGAGAAACGGACCCTTTAAAGATCTGGAAAGCATTGTAAATGTGCCGCTGCTAAAACATAAGAGCGCCGTCATCGTGTTTAACTCCATCCTGAACCCGGCTGTGcggaaagagaagaagaaggagaaactcCAGCTTGCAAAGTTCATCAGACCATTGGTGGACAAGGAACATTTACAG GCTGCCACTTCTATCGTCTCCATTGTGTGCGGCACAAATAAAATAGCGTGGACGCATGTGGACCGGGCGGTGACCGTCTTAGACTGGCAGCAGGAGGAGTGCCGCAGTTTCATGAATGGGACGTATATGGCATCCAGTTATTTGGAAGAT ATTTCAGCCGTGGTTTCAAACCTGCCTGCTGCTGATTTGTTTGTGGTGGAGAAGCCGGGCATATCTCTCCAGAACACGACGCTGTACCCGGTCATGGCTCACCTGCGGACGGTGGAGGCCATGCTCTTCGCTCTGCTCAGCCCGAAGAGAGAGCCAGGGTCCGCCCCAAAGGTTTTAAACATGATGCGCACCACAGTGGGCCGACATTTCGGCCTGATAGTGGGCGAGAGTCGGACAAGCGGCGCTCAGACGGTCAGGCAGATGATGACCGAGTCTGTGACGAAGAAGTATCCACGGGTGACGTTCCCGAGAGAGATGCTGATGAGGTATCAGGGGGCATT